From a single Tautonia rosea genomic region:
- a CDS encoding lipase family protein, which yields MSTSPMRLDPSRSGDDHNALYLARACELAYLPEARAKPLFRDELGLEATLISVDNTQAYVGSGASELVVTFRGSEAPTSLDGFKDWLLTNANNFLVLPEGRIGTDFAAAGVGARFHRGFMEALAEIWDPLLTAVEAEFKRSARPLWVTGHSLGGSLALLAAWRFQQHFLDVHQVVTFGAPMVGNKEAADAFHREFPGKIYRYIDDPDPVPLLPAISLIANLYIHCLDEVRLGGQSSGATLSAMQQLGGKAAKTSLDATAIDEVWGFLLNRIAAHDIANYQKLIVERFGS from the coding sequence ATGAGCACCTCCCCGATGAGGCTCGACCCCAGCAGGTCGGGCGACGATCACAACGCCCTCTATCTGGCCCGCGCCTGCGAACTCGCCTACCTGCCCGAGGCCAGGGCTAAGCCCCTCTTCCGCGACGAGCTGGGCCTTGAGGCCACGCTCATCAGCGTCGACAACACGCAGGCCTACGTCGGCTCGGGTGCGTCGGAGCTGGTCGTCACCTTCCGAGGGTCCGAGGCCCCCACCAGCCTCGACGGCTTCAAGGACTGGCTGCTGACCAACGCGAACAACTTCCTGGTCCTCCCCGAAGGCCGCATCGGCACCGACTTCGCCGCCGCAGGCGTCGGGGCGCGGTTCCATCGCGGCTTCATGGAAGCCCTGGCCGAGATCTGGGACCCACTGCTCACGGCGGTCGAGGCCGAGTTCAAGCGATCTGCCCGGCCCTTGTGGGTCACCGGCCACAGCCTGGGCGGCTCGCTCGCCCTGCTCGCCGCCTGGCGGTTCCAGCAACACTTCCTGGACGTCCACCAGGTCGTCACCTTCGGTGCGCCGATGGTCGGCAACAAGGAGGCGGCCGACGCCTTCCACCGCGAGTTCCCGGGCAAGATCTACCGCTACATCGACGACCCCGACCCCGTGCCCCTGCTCCCGGCGATCAGCCTGATCGCCAACCTCTACATCCACTGCCTCGACGAGGTTCGCCTAGGCGGCCAGTCGTCGGGCGCGACCCTCTCGGCCATGCAGCAGCTCGGCGGCAAGGCAGCCAAGACCAGCCTCGACGCCACCGCGATCGACGAGGTCTGGGGCTTCCTGCTCAATCGGATCGCCGCGCACGACATCGCCAACTATCAAAAGCTCATCGTCG